From a region of the Streptomyces sp. NBC_01454 genome:
- a CDS encoding GNAT family N-acetyltransferase — protein MDDVAVGPLDLAARVDDALAVQALAFGLSDEEIAVRRHIVLRHLGCAGARALGATAPDGRLLGFVYGMPNDRAHWWSTVVEPYLRSAALDHWLDNSFTITELHVHPAHQHRGIGRTLITRITDDAREPRSILSAIDTESPARRLYRSLGYQDLARRVLFPSAPTPYAVMGARLPLMRPRSHVVG, from the coding sequence ATGGATGACGTCGCGGTCGGCCCGCTTGATCTCGCTGCCCGCGTCGATGACGCGCTGGCCGTCCAGGCGCTCGCCTTCGGCCTGAGCGACGAGGAGATCGCCGTCCGCCGGCACATCGTGCTGCGCCATCTCGGCTGCGCCGGTGCCCGCGCCCTCGGCGCCACCGCCCCCGACGGCCGGCTGCTCGGCTTCGTCTACGGCATGCCCAACGACCGCGCCCACTGGTGGTCCACGGTCGTCGAGCCCTACCTCCGCAGCGCGGCCCTCGACCACTGGCTCGACAACTCCTTCACCATCACCGAGCTGCACGTCCACCCCGCCCACCAGCACCGCGGCATCGGCCGCACCCTGATCACCCGCATCACCGACGACGCCCGCGAGCCACGCTCCATCCTCTCCGCCATCGACACCGAGAGCCCCGCCCGCCGCCTCTACCGCTCCCTCGGCTACCAGGACCTGGCCCGCCGCGTCCTCTTCCCCAGCGCCCCCACCCCCTACGCGGTCATGGGCGCGCGCTTGCCGCTGATGCGGCCTCGTTCCCACGTAGTCGGCTGA
- a CDS encoding proline--tRNA ligase has product MAHAAQVQRMSRLMVKTLRDDPADAETASHKLLVRAGYVRRSSAGIWTWLPLGKKVLENVSRIVREEMDAIGGQEVLLPALLPKEPYQISGRWEEYGDLLFRLKDRKGADYLLGPTHEEIFTLTVKDQCTSYKDLPVILYQIQTKYRDEARPRSGVLRGREFQMKDSYSFDTTDEGLEQSYALHRAAYQKIFERLGLDYRIVSAVSGAMGGSASEEFLAPAAAGEDTFVDCPSCDYAANTEAVTVKVAPVDGAAHGPVEELDTPDTPTIESLAEFLGVPAAATLKNLLVKVDGEIVAVGVPGDREVDLGKLGEHLAPATVELVTAEDFTDRPDLVRGYVGPQGLAGKAFRYLADPRVAPGTAWVTGANSDGKHARNVVAGRDFEVDEYLDVVVVEPGDPCPQCGAGLRIDRAIEIGHIFQLGRKYADAFELDVLGQNGKPARVTMGSYGIGVSRAVAALAEQTHDEKGLCWPREVAPADVHVVAAGKAKQTELALEVGEQLGAAGLRVLVDDRAGVSPGVKFTDAELLGVPVIVVAGRRAAEGVVEVKDRRTGEREELTVEEAVARLGA; this is encoded by the coding sequence ATGGCCCACGCCGCACAGGTCCAGCGCATGTCCCGCTTGATGGTCAAGACACTGCGCGACGACCCGGCCGACGCCGAGACCGCCAGCCACAAGCTGCTCGTCCGCGCCGGGTACGTCCGCCGCTCCTCCGCCGGCATCTGGACGTGGCTGCCGCTGGGCAAGAAGGTCCTGGAGAACGTCTCCCGCATCGTGCGCGAGGAGATGGACGCCATCGGCGGCCAGGAGGTCCTGCTGCCGGCCCTGCTGCCCAAGGAGCCCTACCAGATCAGCGGCCGCTGGGAGGAGTACGGCGACCTGCTCTTCCGCCTCAAGGACCGCAAGGGCGCCGACTACCTTCTCGGTCCCACGCACGAAGAGATCTTCACCCTCACGGTCAAGGACCAGTGCACGTCCTACAAGGACCTGCCGGTGATCCTCTACCAGATCCAGACCAAGTACCGCGACGAGGCCCGTCCCCGCTCCGGTGTGCTGCGCGGCCGCGAGTTCCAGATGAAGGACTCGTACAGCTTCGACACCACCGACGAGGGCCTGGAGCAGTCCTACGCCCTGCACCGCGCGGCGTACCAGAAGATCTTCGAGCGGCTGGGCCTGGACTACCGCATCGTCTCCGCCGTCTCCGGCGCGATGGGCGGCTCCGCCTCCGAGGAGTTCCTGGCCCCGGCCGCGGCCGGTGAGGACACCTTCGTGGACTGCCCCTCGTGCGACTACGCCGCCAACACCGAGGCCGTCACCGTCAAGGTCGCCCCGGTCGACGGTGCCGCGCACGGCCCCGTCGAGGAGCTGGACACCCCCGACACCCCGACCATCGAGTCCCTCGCCGAGTTCCTCGGCGTGCCGGCCGCCGCGACCCTGAAGAACCTCCTGGTCAAGGTCGACGGCGAGATCGTCGCGGTGGGCGTCCCCGGTGACCGCGAGGTCGACCTCGGCAAGCTCGGCGAGCACCTCGCACCGGCCACCGTCGAGCTGGTCACCGCCGAGGACTTCACCGACCGGCCCGACCTGGTCCGCGGCTACGTCGGCCCGCAGGGCCTGGCCGGCAAGGCGTTCCGCTACCTCGCCGACCCGCGCGTCGCCCCCGGCACGGCCTGGGTCACCGGCGCCAACAGTGACGGCAAGCACGCCCGCAACGTCGTCGCCGGCCGGGACTTCGAGGTCGACGAGTACCTCGACGTGGTCGTCGTCGAGCCCGGTGACCCCTGCCCGCAGTGCGGCGCCGGCCTGCGTATCGACCGCGCCATCGAGATCGGCCACATCTTCCAGCTCGGCCGCAAGTACGCGGACGCCTTCGAGCTCGATGTGCTCGGCCAGAACGGCAAGCCCGCCCGGGTCACCATGGGCTCCTACGGCATCGGCGTCTCCCGCGCGGTGGCCGCCCTCGCCGAGCAGACGCACGACGAGAAGGGCCTGTGCTGGCCGCGCGAGGTCGCGCCGGCCGACGTGCACGTGGTCGCGGCCGGCAAGGCCAAGCAGACCGAGCTCGCGCTCGAGGTCGGCGAGCAGCTCGGCGCCGCGGGCCTGCGGGTGCTGGTCGACGACCGGGCCGGGGTCTCGCCGGGCGTGAAGTTCACCGACGCCGAGCTGCTGGGCGTGCCGGTCATCGTGGTCGCCGGCCGCCGCGCCGCCGAGGGCGTCGTCGAGGTCAAGGACCGCCGCACCGGCGAGCGCGAGGAGCTGACGGTCGAGGAGGCCGTCGCCCGCCTCGGCGCGTAA